The Mycobacterium avium subsp. avium genomic sequence GCGCTGGCGCATCCGGTTGCGGCGTTGACTCGCTAGCCGTCCAGCCGCAGCCCGTGCGCCAGCGCGAAGGCGACGGCCTGGTCGACGTCGACGCGGGCCCCGGCCAGCGACGCCGTCGTCCACAGCGCCGGGTCCGCGGCGCCGCCGCGCAGGTCGGCGTCGTCCAGCCGGGTGCCGGCGGTGCGCGCGCCGCGCAGGTCCGCGCCACGCAGCACCGCCTTGCGCAGGTCGGCCTCCACCAGCGAGGTCTCCCGCAGCCGGCACCCGCTCAAATCGACGCCGCGCAGGTCGTTGCCGCCGAGCACCGCGAGCGTGAAGTCCACCTCGTCGAACGTCACCGGCCGCAGCCGACACTGCTCGAACACCGACCCCAGCATGGTGCACTGCTCGAAAGTGCTGTGCCACAACGATGTTCGACGAAAGGTGCAGTTGCGGAAGGCCGACGCGCGGTGCCGCGACTCGGCCAGGTTGGCGCCGCTGAAATTGCATTCGGTGAACACCACCCGCTCGGTCGACAGCCCGACCAGGTCCTCGTCGGTGAAATCGTGCCGCTCGAATTCGCGGTCGACCCACGCGGTCAATTGGCCGACAGGCTGGCCAGCGCGTATTCGCTGACCGCGATCAGGGCGTCGGTCGCCGACCGGCGGTCCCTGGCGTCGACGGTGATCACCGGGATGTGCGGCGGCAGCGTCAGCGCCTCGCGCACCTCCTCGACCGGGTAGCGGGGCGCCCCGTCGAACTCGTTGACCGCGACCAGGAACGGCAGGTTGCGGTGCTCGAAGAAGTCCACGGCGGCGAAGCTGTCCTGCAGCCGCCGGCAGTCGACCAGCACCACCGCGCCGATCGCGCCGCGCACCAGGTCGTCCCACATGAACCAGAACCGGCGCTGCCCCGGCGTGCCGAACAGGTACAGCACCAGATCGTCGGCCAGGGTGATCCGGCCGAAGTCCATCGCCACCGTGGTGGTCCGCTTGTCGGGCGTGGCCTCCAGCGCGTCCACGCCGGTCGAGGCGTCGGTGAGCATGGCCTCGGTGCGCAGCGGCATGATCTCCGACACCGCCCCGACGAACGTGGTCTTGCCGGCGCCGAATCCGCCGGCGATCACGATCTTGGTCGACGCGTGGTCGCCGGAGTCAAGCTGCACGTCAGAGTGCGCGTAAGCCACGCAGGGTCCTTCCTATCAGTTCGTGGCGCTCATCCCTGGTCGAACGCTCGGACAACGTCTTGTGCACCCGAAGGTAGCCGGACAACACCAGATCGCCGACCAGGACGCGCGCCACGCCCAGCGGCAGGTCCAGCCGGGCCGAGATCTCGGCGACCGACGGGCTGTCCAGGCACAGCCGCACGATCCTGCCGCGCGCGTCGCCGGGCGGCCACCGGTGCGTCAGGCCGGCCTGCAACGTCTGGATCGGCGCCTCCACCGGCAGGTCGACGGTGGTGTCGGTGCGCCCCGACGTCAGCGTGTACGGCCGGACCAGATTCCCGCTGCGGGAGGTCGGCCAGGTCTCGGGGGTGTCCATCGGGCGCTCACGAGACGCTGGACCGGCGGGTGGACTGCACCACCCCGCCCACCCGCTCGACGAGGACGGCCATCTCGTAGCCGATCTGACCGATGTCGCAGGACGCCGCGGCGAGCGTGGCCAGATGCGAGCCGTCCCCGACCTGCATCAGCAGCAGGTAGCCGTTGGACATCTCGACCACCGACTGCAGCACCTGCCCGCCCTCGAACAGCTGGGCGGCGCCCGTTGCGAGGCTGGCCAGCCCGGAGGCGACGGCGGCCAGCTGGTCGGCGCGTTCGCGCGGCAGGTGTTCGCTGGCGGCGACGGGCAGCCCGTCGACGGACACCAGCAGCGCGTGCGCGACGCCGGGGACCTCGCGGGCGAACTTCGTCACCAACCAGTCCAGCGACCGGTCCGGGGCTGCAGACCAGGAATTGTCGGGTGCGGTCATTGTTGGTCGGGTCCTTCGCTGCTTTCCCGGGCGTGCGACCGTCCGGTGCGCACGCCACCGAAATGGCTGCTGAACGAGGCGCGGACCGCCTCGGGGTCGCGGGCGACGGCCGCGTGCTGCGGCCGGCGCGGCGCGGGTGAGCGGCCGTTGAGCCCCGGCTCGTCGTCGGGTTCGGCCGCGGCCCCGTGGGCGCCACCCGGCACCAGCCGGGCGCCGGGGGTGCGCACGGGCAGGCCGTGGTCGGTGGTGTGCGACTCGACGGGCTTGTCCTCGGCAGCGGCCGCCAGCGTCCAGCCCCGGTCCCACACCGACTGCCAGTCCAGGTCGGGGCTGTTGACCAGGTCGTGCGGGTCGCCCAGCATCTCCGAGAGCATGCGCCGGTAGATGACGTCGTCGTCGGCCGGGCCGGTGCTGGCGGCGGGCGGAATGGAGGCGTCGGGCTTCGGCTTCGGGGCAGGTTTCGGGGGCGCCTCGGGCGGCGTCTCGGTGCGCGGGCGGGCGGCGAAGAAGGCCGAGGTGTCCGACGCCGCGCGGGCCGGCCGGGGCGCCGGCTGCTGCGGTTCGGGGGCCGGCTCGGGCGCCCGTTCCGGGGCCGGCCTGGGCGCCGGGCTGGCCTCCCACCAGGGCTTCGCCAGCTCACGGCGCTGCCGGCGGGGCTGCGGTTCGGCCGGCGGGGCGGGAACCGCGGCAACATCCGCGATGCCGCTGGACCCAGGATTGCGGCGGGGCAGCAGGGTGACCGGCGGTGTGGACGCGTCGCCGGCGTTGCGGGTGCCGCGCGCGGCCGGCTGCTGGGTGCCGTCGTGCCGGCCGCCCTCCTCGGCGGGTGCGGCGATGGCGCTGGCGAGTTTGGCGCTCGGCGACGAGACCGCCCGGATGTGCCGGGGCCCGGACGGCTCGGCGACGACCCGGCCGGCGAGCACCGTCGGCGGCAGGTACACCTCGGCGGTGGTGCCCGAGCCGGATTCGTTGGCCGCCGGGCCGCGCAACCCCACCCGCATCCCGTGCCAGGCCGCGATCCGGCC encodes the following:
- a CDS encoding pentapeptide repeat-containing protein — translated: MTAWVDREFERHDFTDEDLVGLSTERVVFTECNFSGANLAESRHRASAFRNCTFRRTSLWHSTFEQCTMLGSVFEQCRLRPVTFDEVDFTLAVLGGNDLRGVDLSGCRLRETSLVEADLRKAVLRGADLRGARTAGTRLDDADLRGGAADPALWTTASLAGARVDVDQAVAFALAHGLRLDG
- a CDS encoding DUF742 domain-containing protein, producing the protein MDTPETWPTSRSGNLVRPYTLTSGRTDTTVDLPVEAPIQTLQAGLTHRWPPGDARGRIVRLCLDSPSVAEISARLDLPLGVARVLVGDLVLSGYLRVHKTLSERSTRDERHELIGRTLRGLRAL
- a CDS encoding GTP-binding protein, which produces MAYAHSDVQLDSGDHASTKIVIAGGFGAGKTTFVGAVSEIMPLRTEAMLTDASTGVDALEATPDKRTTTVAMDFGRITLADDLVLYLFGTPGQRRFWFMWDDLVRGAIGAVVLVDCRRLQDSFAAVDFFEHRNLPFLVAVNEFDGAPRYPVEEVREALTLPPHIPVITVDARDRRSATDALIAVSEYALASLSAN
- a CDS encoding roadblock/LC7 domain-containing protein, whose protein sequence is MTAPDNSWSAAPDRSLDWLVTKFAREVPGVAHALLVSVDGLPVAASEHLPRERADQLAAVASGLASLATGAAQLFEGGQVLQSVVEMSNGYLLLMQVGDGSHLATLAAASCDIGQIGYEMAVLVERVGGVVQSTRRSSVS